The Hypanus sabinus isolate sHypSab1 chromosome 23, sHypSab1.hap1, whole genome shotgun sequence genome includes the window ACTttcatgttatctgcaaacttgccttCCACCCTTCCACTTTTTCCAAGTCATTGTTAAAACTCACAAAGAGCaggtgtcccagaacaggtccctaTAGAATAGTACCTCCTGACTTTGAGCTGTCAAGCCAGGAAAGCACTGTGGATGCAGGAATAGGACAGCTTCTATACCAcctttatcagactcttgaaataACCTCCTGTATATTAAGAAtgaactcttgacttcacaatctcctTAATCATGACCCTTGCATTTAAAAGTCAATCGGCATTGCACTTTGTAAGATATATTGTAACAAATATGACATTGTTTCACTGCTTGCTCTTGCTCTGCCTCTATGTGCTTACGTTTTGAAGTAATGTGCATGAATGGCATGCGAAGCTAACCTTCACTGtgtctcagtacacgtgacaaaaAGTAATAACAATACCAATTACAGTTGCAATCATTAAAGGAAAAAAGCTTCTGAATACTACTGGACATAAACTACGTCACATCTTAAAGGAAGTAATATGGCAAAAATTTGACCATGATAGTAGAAAGAAAGATCATAGAAAGTTGCAGTCatcaaaaaaaatgctggaggtgaTAGGTCCTTCTTCATCCTCATTCTCATGAAAGCCTGGAATAGTAATGCTGCTGCTCTCCCTCAGAGGCTGTCTGACTtgatgagtatttccagcatttactgtaTGTATTTTAGATTTGCAGTATCTGTGGTATTTTGGTTTTCATAGATTCCTTTGATATGAAATGCAAGTAAAGTGATACCACAAGACTAAGATCTTTATAGGAAAGTTGCAGAGGAAAATGATACTCACGAAGGCACTGAAGCCAATGAAAAGTCAATAGATATTGTACTGCAATGTTTGCTGCAGAGCAAATCGTCACAGCTGAAGCTGGCCAAAATAAACATTAAGCTGTGACTAAAGATTGGGGAGAACAATTTGCGAACTCAAGCACCTTAGAGACTTTGTACTGAAGAAAACTATCATATAGTTGGTTAGCGAATATGTGTTAaacccttgatgcaccatcaataactcttggagacgggaggtgaacaataggcttttattagcagcaaaatggagcacggcatctcggagactgagggggggagcagtgcctccaattgcctttatacaggggtctgtgggaggagccacaggggcagtcaacAGAGGGgcatatccagacaggtatacatagtttaccacaaaacCTTTGCTGAAAGTGTGCAAATTAGTGTTAATTAAATGAAATAGAAGCTTTTGAGAATACACAGCAGTTCGGGAAATATCTGGAAGAACTTGAAGTTTCAGATCATTCACCTTTCATCAGAACGCAGAGTTATGAAGAGAGTTCATTTACCTGAAAGGTTTTTTCCACCATACATTTTGTGGCAGATTTCAAAATGATAACCACCTCCAAGGTAAGAAACATGTACTTGTCCAGTTTTGGTTGTTTAGTGCCCCCTTCCCTATCTTTCTTTCAGTGCATGCTTGAGTCCTGAACTATTATTTGGAACTATATTTATATACTCATTTGAGACCAAAAATGTCTGAACTTTCTCAGTCAGCAGTGAGGAAAGTGTGTGAAAGACTACCTTGAAAAGTATCTTATTTTATTACTTGGAATGTATTTAATTTTGAGGTCAGGATGTAAATGTTGAAGTGTTTTGAGTGCGTGAGTGTGAGGTAGGAAGTAAGTGCTTGATAGTTTTCATGACCAATAGAGATAGTCAGCAATGGGATGTAGAGTAACATGGGAGACTTCCATTGCAGCTATTTGAAAATAAGATTTCATGATGCATTGACTGACTTGACTGTACGTTAAATATTTGGTTCTGGTGTCACCCTCGTATCCAGCTTGAGCATTATTTCCTCTCATTACCACCTGGAGCTGAATATGTCCCTTGTCACTGCACTCTCATCTGCTCACCTCATCTACCATGGCATTCCAGCAAATGCTGCAATATTGGTGAATCTGAATATGTGACAGTCCATCACGAAGATATCAGACTCTGCTCAGTGGCTTCCCACAGCTGACAAATGCAAAGAGCATTGAGAGATGCAAGTGTGATTTAATCTGTACTACCTAGCTTCATGAAAACAAGATAAGAAGACAAAATGATAAATACCCTGTTATTCTGGTTAATTATGGCCTGGGATTCAATATCCATCACAGAAAGTTATATTGCACACATTGCATTGCAGGACCCAGTGTAACCATTCTCAACACTAAGTTCTTACAGGGAACCAGCTTTGTCCTGTGGCACCTCCTCAGTGATGACATGATGatccacatcctctccatcttTAAAATAAGAAAACGTTTACATCAAAGTACTGCTTATTGGTCCCTTCATTTTTTGCACTGACTGTATTTTTAATTGTGTAATTTTACAGATGGCTCTGTTGACCAGTTTCCACACGTCAAACTGGCAAAACCTGGAGAATCAGTTACAATGAAGTGTAAAATTACAGTTAGGAAAGGAGAAATAGTGGGTACTCACCTTAAAAGGAATCCTCCACCATCGGAGGATCTATGTTACTTCAAATCAATAGATTCAATACACGTTGGAGATTTGTACAAGGATCGGCTCGAGTGTAATAAGACAATCGGAGATCAAAATACTATCACCATTCAGTTGAGAAATCTCCAGATAAGTGATACTGATGTTTATTATTGTATCACTGGGATAAAAAATATCCGAGTTTCTGAGTTCAGTGGAAAAGGAACCCTTCTTATTGTATCAGGTATACTTTATGCATCAAATTTTCTTCAATATTATAGGCTGAATTAAAACTGCTGATAAAAAGCTATGTGTATATACAAATTACATACTGGATGTATTTACTCAGATGTCACTTTGTTTCCAGTTATTTTCAATGCACTGATATCCCAAGCAAAAATTCCATTGCTTCTAATGATCTCTCTGTAAGGACCTTCAGTTTTGACCTTCATAACAATTCATAACAAAATTCCATTCATAACATAGTAGAACTTCCAAGAGGAAGCAAAGCTCTCATTGCCCTTACATAAAACATTCATCTTAAGATGTTTGCATAATAACATTAGACATGCCACTGGAAACAGCTGAATACCCTGTACTGTGATTGCCCTCTCTTTATCTGGATGAAAGAGCATTGACTTAAATGTGTATTGGAAAAACAAAAAAGCTTTAGGAGTCAATTAAAAATAACTTTAATTCATGGGAGCCACCAGGATTATTTCATTATTATTGTGGTCTATTCTAGTCGAGCATGACACCAACAACTTTGTTTGTCGATTGTGGAAAAGGTGTTCTTTTCCGTTCATTAAAATTATAATTCTAAGGAATAATTATCTTCTTTGGAAACCTACATTATAAAAAATAATGCAACATGCAGTAATGTTCATAATAATAGTAATATATTAATATTTTAACAGAAATCTGTTTGTCCATAGTTATGTTAGCTTTAACTGAAAAGGTTTTGGGTTTAAGACCCATTTTAGGTAGACATTAACAAATAAGGCCAAGTTTAACAtaatcacaaaatgttggaggaactcagcaagtcaggcaacatctattgagGAGAATAAAGAGTTGCAAGTTTGTACTGAGAAGCTTCATTAGTTCATACAAGAAATCAACATGTTATCTGGTGCTGCCTTTCATTGCTGAGATTAATAAGCTGCACAGATTCCAGTTGTGCTTATACTTCATTAAGGAAATTTCTCTTTATGTCATTTTTCACTTATGAAATTTTCACTGATATTCTTTTAGAGCAACCATCCACAGTTTGTTTTCCTGATGCAGAAACAAGTAAGCTGATCATTTTCCAGAAGGACACTCTACAAACTTGTTTAACACAATCACCGTTTTCAATTTTGCCACTTCTGTTGGTAATCTATTCTAGAATTCTATAATTCTTTTAGGAAAAGGTACCTGTATTTGCTCAGTTCTTTTGGCATCTTGTACTTTCAGCTTTTTGTTTCTTACCATCCATAAATCTGATGGATTTGAATTTTTCTCCTCATCctctttcaaagattcaaagtttatttatgatcaaagtaggTAGATAGAATGTCCTGGCTATGTAGTGAAATCTAAGGTAGACAATCTATACGTGTAGAAGTGGTTCTCAGAACAGATTATGATCATCTTTTTCATCTGTGTTAGTTATTTCTTCTTCAAGTGATAACATTTATATAAGAGCATAACATACAGGAGCACATTTGGCCCATCGGCTCTGCtgttatttcatcatggttgacccAATTttgctctcagccccaaactcctgccttctccccacatccctttgtGTCctgacaatcaagaatctatcaacctctgccttagaatatacctaaagacttggactccactgccgccagtggcaaagaattcaacAAATTAACCACACACTGGCTAAAGCAATTTTTCCTCATATCCGCTCTAAAAGGAcagccctttattctgaggctgtgtactctggtcttagactctcccgccATTGTTACACAGGTGAGGCAgcggacgaacccaagtgcagatcACAGGAGCGGAGGCAGAGTCCGGAGGCGTTATTGATGTAGCGAGCGTGGAATCAGTATCCAGaagcgatgctagacttagaactggcagtcctaagaaccatgaaacgaggttactcacaccggagtcgaccaacaaactggcagcttcttgttgtgatcacagattttttatactgcatttgctgatggaaagcaggtgttcgtggaacctgggaatgattggaaactaaataaagtgattgaggcccaattcctg containing:
- the LOC132380319 gene encoding uncharacterized protein LOC132380319, with the protein product MAVLILLYLPILFFTMTTAEGPDGSVDQFPHVKLAKPGESVTMKCKITVRKGEIVGTHLKRNPPPSEDLCYFKSIDSIHVGDLYKDRLECNKTIGDQNTITIQLRNLQISDTDVYYCITGIKNIRVSEFSGKGTLLIVSEPDNQTYAANYVEEKFCKVDYLKDPVMITMIIFVVVLGICVLVLLNSYVRKHYQYEQSLCI